From one Streptomyces spiramyceticus genomic stretch:
- a CDS encoding sugar phosphate isomerase/epimerase family protein produces MTTGTVEYARLCGIGDEAAPGLTEQLTIHHELGLTGLELRTVDGGRALHELPPGEAADVARRTIVAGLTVPVVDTPVGSWSTTVATSLDAELAVLEGSAHAAALLGCDRLRVMSYPSDGRPAAEWRAESLRRMRVLAREAERLGVTLLHENCQGWAGQGAEETVQMLEEVGSPRLRLLFDTGNGLAYGYDAVEFLERVLPWVDHVHIKDGFVRADGAAEFTLPGRGTVRLTECVRLLEEYGYRGWYSLEPHLARIPHLGVAGDPAELAAGYRAYARALTQLLGIQKEASHV; encoded by the coding sequence GTGACCACCGGGACTGTCGAGTACGCCCGGCTGTGCGGCATCGGCGACGAGGCCGCCCCCGGCCTCACCGAGCAGCTCACCATCCACCACGAACTCGGCCTGACCGGGCTTGAGCTGCGTACCGTCGACGGCGGTCGCGCACTGCACGAGCTGCCGCCGGGCGAGGCCGCCGACGTGGCCCGCAGGACCATCGTCGCCGGGCTGACGGTGCCGGTCGTGGACACCCCGGTCGGCAGCTGGTCCACGACCGTCGCCACCTCCCTGGATGCCGAACTGGCCGTGCTCGAAGGCTCGGCGCACGCCGCCGCCCTCCTCGGGTGCGACCGGCTGCGCGTGATGTCGTACCCGAGTGACGGGCGCCCCGCCGCCGAGTGGCGTGCGGAGTCGCTGCGCCGGATGCGGGTCCTCGCCCGCGAGGCCGAGCGCCTCGGGGTGACTTTGCTGCACGAGAACTGCCAGGGCTGGGCGGGCCAGGGCGCCGAGGAGACCGTACAGATGCTGGAGGAGGTCGGCAGCCCGCGGCTGCGGCTGCTCTTCGACACCGGCAATGGTCTGGCGTACGGCTACGACGCGGTGGAATTCCTGGAGCGGGTGCTGCCCTGGGTGGACCACGTGCACATCAAGGACGGGTTCGTACGGGCGGACGGCGCCGCCGAGTTCACCCTGCCCGGCCGGGGCACGGTCCGGCTCACCGAGTGCGTACGGCTGCTGGAGGAGTACGGCTACCGCGGCTGGTACAGCCTCGAACCCCATCTGGCCCGCATTCCGCACCTCGGCGTGGCCGGCGACCCGGCCGAACTGGCCGCCGGATACCGGGCCTACGCCCGGGCCCTCACCCAGCTCCTCGGAATTCAGAAGGAGGCTTCCCATGTCTGA
- a CDS encoding M20/M25/M40 family metallo-hydrolase — MSERTRAAEPATTLTRDDLGWLTELMDVDSVSPLEGGPLDGAARAQRVFVAGAEARGFKAVLHEAPQPELLERPEVPAPVREAARRDLAGFLAGQPSAVVALGAPQPEERRLVINFHMDTVGPHVAPRLDGRVLYGRGAVDDKGPGIAALAGVAAAFAEDPSLAHRIEVQIASVPGEEGGAMGTYGTRALVDAGYTGRLMVFAEPTGGRFMDACTAAMTPRITVTGEDSTDDHPGDGHNATVALGFLADFLARRLGPLAHGMGAKLCVAGLHTGHAHNRVYGGGELLLNIAYPSAEQAELLAASLEVLLEEARSEFTAAHAQDPFNRRTVRDWRRTVRLDWLKRGLPTLDNRDAEAELLLGRAGFVRHDGMADGSAFTCDAIWAPAPGRYVAVCGPGRLDANGAHTPGEHVHLDDLDDYAHRIKALVHAFATSTD, encoded by the coding sequence ATGTCTGAGCGGACCAGGGCCGCCGAGCCCGCCACCACTCTCACCCGGGACGACCTGGGGTGGCTGACCGAGCTGATGGACGTCGACTCCGTCTCCCCGCTGGAGGGCGGTCCGCTCGACGGCGCGGCCCGCGCCCAGCGGGTGTTCGTGGCGGGCGCCGAGGCCCGCGGTTTCAAGGCCGTGCTCCACGAGGCCCCGCAGCCCGAGCTCCTGGAGCGCCCCGAGGTGCCCGCACCGGTGCGCGAGGCGGCCCGCAGGGATCTGGCGGGCTTCCTGGCCGGCCAGCCGTCGGCCGTCGTGGCGCTCGGAGCCCCGCAGCCCGAGGAGCGCCGGCTCGTCATCAACTTCCACATGGACACCGTAGGACCGCACGTGGCACCCCGTCTGGACGGCCGGGTGCTGTACGGCCGGGGCGCCGTCGACGACAAGGGGCCCGGCATCGCGGCGCTGGCCGGAGTCGCCGCCGCCTTCGCCGAGGACCCGTCGCTGGCCCACCGGATCGAGGTGCAGATCGCCTCGGTGCCCGGCGAGGAGGGCGGGGCGATGGGAACGTACGGCACCCGCGCCCTGGTCGACGCCGGATACACCGGGCGGCTGATGGTCTTCGCCGAGCCCACCGGCGGCCGCTTCATGGACGCGTGCACGGCGGCGATGACGCCTCGGATCACCGTGACGGGCGAGGACTCCACCGACGACCACCCGGGCGACGGCCACAACGCCACCGTGGCTCTCGGCTTCCTCGCGGACTTCCTGGCCCGCAGGCTCGGCCCGCTGGCGCACGGCATGGGCGCGAAGCTGTGCGTCGCGGGTCTGCACACCGGCCATGCGCACAACCGGGTGTACGGCGGCGGGGAGCTGCTCCTCAACATCGCCTACCCCTCCGCCGAACAGGCCGAGCTGCTCGCCGCCTCGCTGGAGGTGCTGCTGGAGGAGGCGCGCAGCGAGTTCACCGCCGCCCACGCCCAGGACCCGTTCAACCGGCGCACGGTACGGGACTGGCGGCGGACGGTACGGCTGGACTGGCTCAAGCGGGGCCTGCCGACCCTCGACAACCGTGACGCCGAGGCCGAACTCCTGCTGGGCCGGGCCGGGTTCGTACGCCACGACGGGATGGCCGACGGTTCTGCCTTCACCTGCGACGCCATCTGGGCCCCGGCGCCCGGCCGTTACGTGGCGGTGTGCGGCCCCGGGCGGCTCGACGCGAACGGCGCGCACACCCCCGGCGAGCACGTCCACCTCGACGACCTCGACGACTACGCACACCGCATCAAAGCGCTGGTCCACGCCTTCGCGACCAGCACTGACTGA
- a CDS encoding Ldh family oxidoreductase: MTVTVPLTDLTEFVQQILLECGLDGDSARTAADVITYADANGFTTHGTNGLVNIYAPRLLDGRISASAEPRIVRETAATALLDGDRGLGLVTMDRAMDIAMDKARQTGIGMVAVRNSTHFGSAGYYTQRAAAAGLIGIAMTNCGAQGVAPPLGGTVRMLGTNPLSAAVPVTHGAPFVLDMSTTVVATGKIKAAHKQGRPVPEEWLVRHDGTPTTDPGAFMDEEADVAWLGGPAATGGAKGFGLALLVDLLCGPLSGASYGPRPGVLNGEPAGDDNVGHTAIVIDPAAFGSAPHIAAENRTLLDTVANSPVAAYANGVTYPGAPEAARYERSVLHGVELPDPVAEGLVRLAEQLSTEAPVELTERVLEVAA, translated from the coding sequence ATGACTGTCACCGTTCCGCTCACCGACCTCACCGAGTTCGTCCAGCAGATACTCCTGGAGTGCGGACTCGACGGGGACTCCGCCCGTACGGCAGCCGACGTCATCACCTACGCCGACGCGAACGGCTTCACCACACACGGCACGAACGGGCTGGTGAACATCTACGCGCCACGCCTCCTCGACGGCCGTATCTCCGCCTCCGCAGAGCCCCGCATCGTCCGGGAGACCGCCGCGACCGCCCTCCTCGACGGCGACCGCGGACTCGGCCTGGTCACCATGGACCGGGCCATGGACATCGCCATGGACAAGGCCCGCCAGACCGGCATCGGCATGGTCGCCGTGCGCAACAGCACCCACTTCGGCAGCGCCGGCTACTACACGCAGCGGGCCGCGGCCGCCGGGCTGATCGGTATCGCCATGACCAACTGCGGGGCGCAAGGCGTCGCACCGCCACTGGGCGGCACCGTCAGGATGCTGGGTACGAACCCACTCAGCGCGGCGGTCCCCGTCACGCACGGTGCGCCCTTCGTACTGGACATGAGCACCACGGTGGTCGCCACCGGCAAAATCAAGGCAGCCCACAAGCAGGGCCGTCCGGTGCCCGAGGAATGGCTGGTACGCCACGACGGCACCCCGACAACCGATCCCGGTGCCTTCATGGACGAGGAGGCGGACGTCGCCTGGCTGGGCGGCCCCGCCGCCACCGGTGGGGCCAAGGGCTTCGGGCTGGCGCTGCTGGTCGACCTGCTGTGCGGGCCGCTGTCGGGGGCATCGTACGGACCGCGCCCGGGGGTGCTCAACGGCGAGCCGGCGGGCGACGACAACGTGGGCCACACGGCGATCGTGATCGACCCGGCCGCCTTCGGGTCGGCCCCGCACATCGCCGCCGAGAACCGCACGCTGCTCGACACGGTGGCCAACTCACCCGTAGCGGCGTACGCGAACGGCGTCACCTATCCGGGTGCGCCGGAGGCCGCCCGCTACGAGCGCTCCGTCCTGCACGGAGTCGAACTGCCCGACCCGGTCGCCGAAGGCCTCGTGAGGCTGGCCGAGCAGCTGTCCACCGAGGCCCCCGTCGAGCTGACCGAGCGTGTCCTGGAGGTGGCGGCATGA